From a single Anaerolineales bacterium genomic region:
- the alaS gene encoding alanine--tRNA ligase, translating to MTKKLTGNQIRQDFIDFFVEHGHTAVPSMSLVPGGDATLLFTNSGMVQFKDVFLGTDKKPYTRAVDSQKCMRVAGKHNDLDDVGRDDTHHTFFEMLGNWSFGDYYKKEAIAWSWQLLTDVWGLPKDKLYATCFEDDQGDIPRDDEAADIWKEQPGFEPSHVLFFGRKENFWQMAETGPCGPCSEIHIDLGEERDNLRGSEHVCGVNGECTRFLELWNNVFIQYNLFDDGRLEPLPAKHVDTGMGFERIVSVLQGVDSNYKTDLFTDSLDVLRALTGHSEAQMLADFTPYRVIADHVRSAAFLIADGVVPGNAGRNYVARMIIRRAARFGAKLGLNEPFLAKVAQAVIDYYGDFFPELRKSQPAILDNLTREEVRFARTVEAGTAHLENLLSDLRSQDKTVLDGRKAFDLYATYGLPFEISRDIAREQGLDVDENGFHEAKEAHAKASGGGKAMGKLGGEDAEFFANILKDLQAGGKLGKDGVEYDPYTSPRAEGEVLALIVNGEMVTSASLDDQVEVILPKTGFYIEAGGQVDDTGYIRSLPLGSEKLGGAGGGTDWEIEVSAMRRASAGVIVHIGTVISGQPKVGDKAVAEVDMTRRHDVMRNHTATHLLHKALHAVLSDQAKQAGSLVAPTHLRFDFNHPEAMTPEQIERVERMVNEAIAADMPVHKQVKSLDEAKKEGAMALFGEKYGETVRTISILETDGGRLPESDEKYSYELCGGTHLERTSDIGAFLIVAESSVAANVRRIEAVTGRGAYELIHKRFKTLKQAAGTLKSALDEVPAKADALQEEVSELKKELASLRAQSALSAFNLQLSSVRTVNGVNVLAVEIPKVDVDTLRMLADKFREKYPKNGAAVLVTGTTVIATVTEDVVKRGVKAGELISGIGGKGGGRPNLAQGSLNGDVKASLAKLPQVVEEKIK from the coding sequence ATGACCAAAAAACTCACAGGCAACCAGATCCGCCAGGACTTCATCGACTTCTTCGTGGAACACGGACACACCGCCGTGCCGTCCATGTCGCTGGTGCCCGGAGGCGACGCCACGCTGCTCTTCACCAACTCCGGCATGGTGCAGTTCAAGGACGTCTTCCTCGGCACCGACAAGAAACCCTACACGCGCGCCGTCGATTCGCAGAAGTGCATGCGCGTGGCGGGCAAGCACAACGACCTCGACGACGTCGGGCGCGACGACACGCATCACACCTTCTTTGAAATGCTCGGCAACTGGTCGTTCGGCGATTACTACAAAAAGGAAGCCATCGCCTGGTCGTGGCAATTGCTGACCGACGTGTGGGGCTTGCCCAAGGACAAACTGTACGCCACCTGCTTCGAAGACGATCAGGGCGACATCCCGCGCGACGACGAAGCCGCCGACATCTGGAAGGAACAGCCCGGCTTCGAGCCCAGCCACGTCCTGTTCTTCGGGCGCAAGGAGAATTTCTGGCAAATGGCGGAGACCGGTCCCTGCGGTCCGTGCTCCGAGATCCACATCGACCTTGGCGAAGAGCGCGACAATCTGCGCGGCAGCGAGCATGTCTGCGGCGTGAACGGCGAATGCACGCGCTTCCTTGAATTATGGAACAACGTTTTCATCCAATACAACCTGTTCGATGACGGTCGCCTCGAACCGTTGCCCGCCAAGCACGTGGACACCGGCATGGGCTTTGAGCGCATCGTCTCCGTCCTGCAAGGCGTCGACTCGAACTACAAGACCGATCTCTTCACCGACTCGCTGGATGTCTTGCGCGCGCTTACCGGTCACAGCGAGGCGCAGATGCTTGCCGATTTCACACCCTACCGCGTCATCGCCGACCACGTCCGTTCGGCGGCGTTTCTCATCGCCGACGGTGTCGTACCCGGCAACGCGGGGCGCAATTACGTGGCGCGCATGATCATCCGCCGCGCGGCGCGCTTCGGAGCCAAGCTCGGCTTGAACGAACCCTTCCTCGCCAAGGTTGCGCAGGCGGTGATTGACTATTACGGCGACTTTTTTCCCGAACTGCGGAAGAGTCAACCCGCGATCCTCGATAACTTGACCCGCGAGGAAGTTCGCTTCGCGCGTACGGTGGAAGCGGGTACCGCCCATCTGGAAAACCTACTCTCCGACCTTCGCTCCCAAGATAAAACCGTCCTTGATGGTCGCAAAGCCTTCGACTTATACGCCACGTACGGTCTGCCCTTCGAGATTTCGCGCGACATCGCCCGCGAACAGGGGCTTGACGTGGATGAAAATGGCTTCCACGAAGCAAAGGAAGCGCACGCCAAAGCCTCGGGCGGTGGCAAAGCCATGGGCAAACTCGGCGGCGAAGATGCGGAATTCTTTGCGAATATCCTGAAAGACCTGCAAGCCGGGGGCAAACTCGGCAAGGACGGCGTCGAATATGACCCGTACACCAGTCCGCGCGCGGAAGGCGAGGTGCTGGCGCTGATCGTGAACGGCGAAATGGTAACTTCCGCATCGCTCGACGACCAGGTCGAAGTCATCCTGCCCAAGACCGGTTTCTATATCGAAGCGGGCGGTCAGGTGGACGATACCGGATATATCCGATCACTCCCCCTGGGTTCGGAGAAGCTGGGGGGAGCCGGAGGGGGGACCGATTGGGAGATCGAAGTGTCCGCCATGCGCCGCGCCTCGGCGGGCGTCATCGTCCACATTGGAACGGTCATCTCCGGTCAGCCCAAAGTGGGTGACAAAGCCGTCGCTGAAGTGGATATGACGCGCCGGCATGATGTCATGCGCAACCACACTGCCACGCACCTGCTCCACAAGGCGCTGCACGCCGTGTTGAGCGACCAGGCAAAACAGGCAGGCTCGCTTGTCGCGCCGACCCATTTGCGCTTTGACTTCAATCACCCCGAAGCGATGACCCCCGAGCAGATCGAGCGCGTCGAGCGCATGGTCAATGAAGCCATCGCGGCGGATATGCCGGTCCATAAGCAGGTCAAATCGTTGGATGAAGCGAAAAAGGAAGGCGCGATGGCGTTGTTCGGCGAAAAGTACGGTGAGACCGTGCGCACCATCAGCATCTTGGAGACCGACGGCGGCAGGCTGCCCGAATCCGATGAGAAGTATTCCTACGAGCTTTGCGGCGGTACGCATCTCGAGCGCACCTCGGACATCGGCGCGTTCCTGATCGTCGCTGAAAGTTCGGTGGCGGCGAACGTCCGCCGCATCGAAGCGGTGACCGGGCGCGGTGCATATGAATTGATCCACAAGCGTTTCAAGACTCTGAAGCAGGCTGCCGGAACCTTGAAGTCCGCGCTGGATGAAGTGCCTGCCAAAGCGGACGCCCTGCAGGAGGAAGTCTCCGAGTTGAAGAAGGAACTTGCCAGCCTGCGCGCGCAGTCCGCGCTTTCCGCCTTTAACTTGCAGCTTTCCAGCGTCCGAACGGTGAACGGCGTCAACGTGCTGGCGGTCGAAATCCCCAAAGTGGATGTGGATACCCTGCGAATGTTAGCCGACAAGTTCCGCGAGAAATATCCGAAGAACGGCGCGGCGGTGCTGGTGACGGGCACGACGGTCATTGCCACCGTGACGGAGGACGTTGTCAAGCGGGGAGTCAAGGCTGGCGAGCTGATCTCAGGCATCGGCGGGAAGGGAGGCGGACGCCCCAATCTCGCGCAGGGCAGTCTCAACGGCGATGTCAAGGCTTCGCTGGCAAAACTTCCACAGGTCGTGGAAGAAAAAATAAAGTAA
- a CDS encoding integron integrase, producing the protein MQNRTTDTPSKSKELLEQVRNAIRAKHYSYRTEKTYIEWIKQYILFHNKRHPDEMGQQEIQEFLSHLATDRAVSASTQNQALSAILFLYRHVLKKEMEIPTHLFRAQKSKTLPTVLTHQEALSVIQNMASTPQLMAKILYGSGVRLSECLRLRIKDLDFGNHQIIIRDGKGEDDRVAILPDSIISDLETHLQTVKLIHQKDLKDGFGETSLPYALAQKYPHAAKEWIWQYVFPASMRTVDPDSKTMKRHHQDPSVLQKAIRKSALKIGMTKPVSPQTFRHSFAIQLLQNGYDIRTVQELLGHKDLKTTMIYTHALRVQRGAKAVKSPLDT; encoded by the coding sequence ATGCAAAACAGGACAACAGATACACCCTCCAAGAGCAAGGAACTTCTCGAACAAGTCCGCAATGCCATCCGTGCCAAACACTACTCCTACCGCACCGAAAAGACCTACATCGAATGGATCAAGCAATACATTCTCTTCCATAACAAACGCCACCCGGACGAAATGGGTCAACAAGAAATACAGGAATTTCTCAGCCACCTTGCCACAGACCGCGCCGTCTCGGCTTCCACTCAAAACCAAGCCCTCAGCGCCATCCTCTTCTTATATCGGCACGTCCTGAAAAAAGAGATGGAAATACCAACGCATTTATTCCGCGCTCAAAAATCAAAAACACTGCCGACCGTACTGACCCATCAAGAGGCGCTCTCTGTCATTCAAAATATGGCGTCCACGCCCCAATTAATGGCGAAAATATTATACGGCAGCGGCGTTCGTTTATCAGAATGTTTACGCCTCAGAATTAAAGACCTTGATTTTGGGAATCATCAGATCATCATTCGGGATGGAAAAGGCGAAGACGACCGGGTCGCCATCCTGCCTGATTCGATCATTTCAGATCTGGAAACGCATCTACAAACCGTAAAATTGATCCACCAAAAAGACCTGAAAGACGGCTTTGGCGAAACATCGTTACCCTACGCCCTTGCGCAAAAATATCCGCACGCCGCCAAAGAATGGATCTGGCAATACGTCTTTCCCGCCTCCATGCGCACAGTAGACCCGGACTCTAAAACCATGAAAAGACATCACCAGGACCCAAGTGTTCTGCAAAAAGCAATTCGAAAATCTGCCCTAAAAATTGGAATGACAAAACCGGTCTCCCCCCAAACCTTTCGTCATTCCTTCGCCATCCAACTCCTCCAGAACGGCTACGACATCCGCACCGTCCAGGAACTATTAGGACACAAAGACCTCAAGACCACCATGATCTACACCCACGCGCTTCGCGTGCAGCGCGGAGCCAAAGCTGTCAAATCCCCGCTCGATACATAA
- a CDS encoding CAP domain-containing protein encodes MRKSINLIIWLLLSSFALSLSIPQGASARPQFEQISSPSQMIAVVNGLRASYGLPALSVHPILMQTAQSQADYMAATGNVTHTRPGGISYTQQLLSLGFPLAGDLSRGGFRAENIIYSNGYLNWDGVPPGWQDAAHMNTMLSQNFTHIGAGISQGADNAFYYAVDTAAVTNSGQMQDSAGDILTSVPGGPGSVVDASQFMVPVSVSTARPDGDVFHQVQYGQSLWSIAITYGTTIKNIQALNNLGDDLIVYQGQELLVLKAATQPAPVAAEVTAATIQPTEVVPPTMTASVTATEMQMAVVPTVGAVDANASQPPSSRVLVIVLIIAAFVGAGMAVWLIRDPGSS; translated from the coding sequence ATGAGAAAGTCCATCAACTTGATAATATGGCTCCTGTTGTCTAGTTTCGCACTGAGCCTTTCCATTCCCCAAGGAGCCTCTGCGCGCCCGCAATTTGAGCAGATCTCCTCACCCAGCCAGATGATCGCAGTCGTGAACGGACTTCGCGCATCCTATGGCTTGCCTGCGCTGTCGGTTCACCCGATCCTGATGCAGACCGCCCAATCCCAAGCGGATTACATGGCGGCAACCGGCAATGTGACCCATACGCGCCCCGGTGGAATTAGTTATACACAGCAATTGCTTTCACTGGGATTTCCTCTTGCGGGCGATCTCTCACGCGGCGGATTTCGCGCCGAGAACATTATCTACAGCAATGGCTACCTGAACTGGGACGGCGTCCCGCCGGGCTGGCAGGATGCCGCGCACATGAACACCATGCTGTCGCAGAATTTTACGCATATCGGCGCGGGAATTTCGCAGGGGGCGGACAACGCCTTTTACTACGCCGTGGATACGGCTGCCGTCACGAACAGCGGACAGATGCAGGATTCTGCTGGCGACATTCTCACCAGCGTACCGGGTGGTCCCGGCTCGGTTGTGGATGCGAGTCAGTTTATGGTGCCGGTCTCGGTCAGTACGGCGCGCCCGGATGGGGATGTGTTCCATCAGGTGCAATATGGTCAGTCGTTGTGGAGCATTGCGATCACATATGGTACGACCATCAAAAACATTCAGGCGTTGAACAACCTTGGAGATGATCTGATCGTATATCAAGGGCAGGAATTGCTCGTGTTGAAAGCCGCCACTCAGCCCGCACCGGTTGCGGCGGAGGTCACTGCGGCAACGATTCAACCCACTGAAGTTGTCCCTCCGACGATGACGGCGTCTGTCACAGCCACAGAAATGCAAATGGCTGTCGTACCCACTGTCGGGGCGGTTGATGCGAACGCATCCCAGCCCCCCTCTTCGCGGGTACTCGTCATCGTGTTGATCATCGCCGCCTTTGTCGGCGCCGGGATGGCAGTCTGGTTGATCCGCGACCCCGGTAGTTCGTAG
- a CDS encoding SUMF1/EgtB/PvdO family nonheme iron enzyme, with product MQNNAVIKKVSLFISAIAALAILAFTIPNLDVAARAVKAIKSGTFSVQRLRYDIASFNIGRRSEVIPVDVRVSPKDGMRQVFVPAGEFLMGRDGQPFQGAPPHSVYLDSYWMDQVEVSNAMYEGCVKEEACEPPTLRLNPYYGKWVYRNYPVVYVSWFQAQAYCEWAGRRLPTEAEFEKAARGTDERKHPWGNSQPTPRHANYAEALIGEPVPVYRYPLGASPYGALNMVGNVREWTADWYDIDYYFTSPTIDPRGPETGIERAMRSGAYDADANEILTTSRYKHEPNSAGASRGFRCAEAEK from the coding sequence ATGCAAAACAATGCCGTAATAAAAAAAGTCTCTCTATTCATCTCAGCCATTGCCGCCCTGGCGATCCTCGCTTTCACCATCCCCAATTTGGACGTAGCCGCGCGCGCGGTGAAAGCAATCAAAAGCGGAACGTTCAGCGTGCAAAGACTGCGCTACGACATTGCATCCTTCAACATCGGGCGCAGGAGTGAAGTCATTCCAGTGGATGTGCGCGTCTCACCAAAGGACGGGATGAGGCAGGTCTTTGTGCCCGCCGGGGAATTCCTCATGGGCAGGGACGGTCAGCCGTTTCAAGGCGCGCCTCCGCATAGCGTGTATCTGGATTCGTATTGGATGGATCAGGTGGAGGTCAGCAATGCGATGTACGAAGGTTGTGTGAAGGAAGAAGCCTGCGAACCGCCGACCCTGCGTCTCAACCCCTACTACGGAAAATGGGTCTATCGAAATTATCCGGTCGTATACGTCAGTTGGTTTCAGGCGCAAGCCTATTGCGAATGGGCGGGCAGAAGACTGCCGACCGAAGCGGAATTTGAAAAAGCCGCGCGCGGCACGGACGAAAGGAAGCATCCCTGGGGGAACTCACAGCCCACCCCGCGCCATGCCAACTATGCCGAAGCGCTGATCGGCGAACCCGTGCCCGTGTACCGCTATCCCTTGGGCGCAAGTCCCTATGGCGCTTTGAACATGGTCGGCAACGTGCGCGAATGGACGGCGGACTGGTATGACATTGACTATTACTTCACATCCCCGACCATTGACCCGCGCGGACCCGAAACAGGCATCGAGCGAGCCATGCGCAGCGGCGCGTACGATGCGGATGCGAACGAGATATTGACCACGTCCCGCTACAAACATGAACCGAACTCCGCCGGAGCAAGCCGCGGCTTCCGGTGTGCCGAAGCGGAGAAATAA
- a CDS encoding MFS transporter, with product MRFNLFRQSDIPEKYRSNFRNLYFDIAWFGVLSGTAINFLNVYATRLGASGLQIGLLTATSAIVSLFLAIPAGHWISKRPTGKAVFWSSIAFRIGYFLWIPLPWLFDAQGQIWALISLTFLMAIPFTPLGVGFNALFAEAVPDRFRARVAGTRNITFAIAYILTSLIAGYLLKAMPFPGGYQVVFAIGAIGAAMSSFHIYRIRPVPDDTAPLRLPPTPDPETPPESPRGVAAALRLDIWRTHFKNVVLALFLFHLVHYLSNPIYPLFNVRVLNLNDSHLGNGTALYYLSVLLTSIRFGRIVHRYGHKKVTGFGIIGMAAYPIMLAFAQNVLHYYMLSFIGGLLFALVNGAYANYMLENIPPHDRPSHLAWYTIMFNFAVLASSIAGPLIADVMGLAPALILFGVLRIVAGVALLKWG from the coding sequence ATGCGTTTCAATCTTTTTCGACAGTCCGACATTCCGGAAAAATATCGTTCCAACTTCAGGAACCTTTATTTCGACATCGCCTGGTTTGGCGTACTGAGCGGCACCGCCATCAATTTCCTCAACGTCTATGCCACCCGTCTCGGTGCGAGCGGATTGCAGATCGGCTTGCTCACTGCCACCTCTGCCATTGTCAGTCTGTTCCTTGCCATCCCGGCAGGTCACTGGATCAGCAAACGACCCACGGGCAAAGCCGTATTTTGGTCATCCATCGCTTTTCGTATCGGGTACTTTTTGTGGATCCCCCTCCCCTGGCTCTTCGACGCGCAGGGTCAGATCTGGGCGCTCATCAGCCTCACCTTCCTTATGGCGATCCCCTTCACGCCGCTCGGTGTTGGTTTCAATGCACTCTTCGCCGAAGCCGTGCCGGATCGTTTCCGCGCACGCGTGGCTGGCACGCGCAACATCACCTTTGCCATCGCCTACATCCTCACATCCCTGATCGCTGGTTATCTCCTCAAAGCCATGCCCTTCCCCGGAGGCTACCAGGTCGTTTTCGCGATCGGAGCCATCGGCGCGGCGATGAGCAGTTTCCACATTTACCGTATTCGACCCGTGCCGGATGATACTGCTCCGCTTCGGCTCCCGCCGACACCTGATCCCGAAACCCCGCCGGAATCTCCCCGAGGCGTTGCCGCCGCCCTCCGCCTCGACATTTGGAGGACGCATTTCAAGAACGTCGTGCTGGCGCTGTTCCTGTTCCATCTCGTTCATTATCTGTCCAACCCCATCTACCCGCTCTTCAATGTGCGTGTCCTCAACCTGAACGACAGCCATCTTGGGAACGGCACCGCTTTGTATTATCTCTCTGTCTTGTTGACATCCATTCGATTCGGGCGCATTGTCCACAGGTACGGGCACAAAAAAGTGACAGGGTTTGGCATCATCGGGATGGCAGCCTATCCGATCATGCTGGCGTTTGCCCAGAACGTCCTGCATTACTACATGCTTTCCTTCATCGGCGGACTGCTGTTCGCGCTTGTCAACGGCGCTTATGCCAACTATATGCTCGAAAACATCCCGCCGCACGACCGCCCCTCGCATTTGGCATGGTACACCATCATGTTCAACTTTGCAGTGCTTGCCAGTTCCATTGCCGGTCCCCTTATTGCGGATGTGATGGGGCTTGCGCCCGCACTCATCCTGTTCGGCGTACTGAGGATCGTCGCGGGGGTCGCCCTGCTCAAGTGGGGATAG
- a CDS encoding aminotransferase class V-fold PLP-dependent enzyme produces the protein MFNLKRYFMLDPTVTFLNHGSFGATPKPVFREYQRWQRELENQPVEFLGRRHDGLMHESRAALAEYLGTQAENIVYSQNVTIALNIVAHSLKLGAGDEVLSTDHEYGALDRTWRFLSRERRFAYINQPVSLESHDAFIDSFWRGVTPRTRVIFLSHIASPTATIFPVAKVIQRAREKGIIIIIDGAHAAGQIPLSLDALGADFYGGNLHKWLCAPKGAGFLYARPEVQHLLKPLVVSWGYESLTPSGSAFIDHHEWWGTRDIAAFLSVPAAIRFQQDHDWAKVRSACHRLAVETWERIHDLTEQTPLHPDPETWFAQMSVSTLPADTDIVSLKQRLYNEFRIEIPLLDWHGNKLIRLSVQGYNSRRDMDRLLFVLKNLLV, from the coding sequence ATGTTCAATCTCAAGCGTTACTTTATGCTCGACCCGACCGTCACGTTTCTCAACCATGGTTCGTTTGGAGCTACTCCAAAACCTGTTTTTCGTGAATACCAACGCTGGCAGCGCGAACTGGAAAATCAGCCTGTGGAATTTCTAGGCAGGCGGCATGATGGACTCATGCACGAGTCGCGGGCAGCGCTGGCAGAGTATCTTGGCACGCAAGCGGAGAATATCGTCTATTCACAGAATGTGACGATTGCCCTCAACATTGTGGCGCATTCACTCAAACTGGGCGCGGGTGACGAAGTGCTTTCTACAGATCACGAATATGGCGCTTTAGATCGAACCTGGCGGTTTCTATCGAGAGAGCGCAGATTTGCCTACATCAACCAGCCGGTAAGTTTGGAATCTCATGACGCTTTCATTGATTCGTTCTGGCGCGGGGTCACGCCGCGGACACGGGTAATCTTTCTCAGCCATATTGCTTCACCCACCGCAACAATTTTTCCTGTTGCGAAGGTCATTCAACGCGCGCGGGAAAAGGGTATCATAATCATCATTGATGGCGCGCATGCGGCGGGGCAAATTCCGTTGAGTCTTGATGCGCTCGGCGCGGATTTTTACGGCGGCAATCTGCACAAATGGCTATGTGCGCCGAAAGGAGCCGGTTTTTTGTATGCACGTCCCGAGGTGCAACATTTGCTCAAGCCGCTGGTCGTTTCATGGGGATACGAGTCGCTGACGCCGAGCGGCTCGGCATTCATCGATCACCATGAATGGTGGGGTACGCGCGATATTGCGGCGTTCTTAAGCGTCCCTGCAGCGATACGGTTTCAACAGGACCATGACTGGGCAAAGGTCCGAAGCGCATGCCATCGCCTTGCAGTGGAAACTTGGGAACGCATCCATGACCTGACGGAACAAACCCCGCTTCACCCCGACCCCGAAACTTGGTTCGCTCAAATGTCAGTCTCCACTCTGCCGGCAGATACTGACATCGTGAGCCTGAAACAAAGGCTGTACAATGAATTTCGCATCGAGATTCCGCTTCTTGACTGGCATGGGAACAAATTAATACGCCTCTCCGTCCAGGGGTATAACTCGAGGCGAGATATGGATAGATTGTTATTTGTTTTGAAAAACCTGCTTGTCTGA
- a CDS encoding GNAT family N-acetyltransferase, with product MFTIERAKVNEVDLIKEVLSETWVATYADHLSRATIEQVTTHWHDPKVLRSQIEKPGDYFAVAKDDGTIIGLVTLMALNRDELYLSRLYVRPAYQGKGVGTRLLNAAIASYPDASVVRLGVEQQNAKGHSYWRSQKFVDIGTNVEQIGHDSITVITMERKLK from the coding sequence ATGTTCACTATCGAACGCGCAAAGGTCAACGAGGTAGATCTAATCAAGGAGGTCTTGAGTGAGACCTGGGTCGCGACCTACGCTGATCACTTGTCTCGCGCGACGATCGAGCAAGTAACAACGCATTGGCACGACCCTAAAGTGCTTCGATCACAGATCGAGAAACCAGGAGACTACTTCGCGGTTGCCAAGGACGATGGGACGATCATCGGTCTCGTTACCTTGATGGCGTTGAACCGAGACGAGCTCTACCTTTCGCGGCTGTACGTTCGTCCTGCGTACCAAGGCAAAGGCGTCGGCACGCGCTTGCTCAACGCGGCGATCGCATCCTATCCAGATGCTTCGGTAGTACGGCTTGGGGTTGAGCAGCAGAACGCCAAGGGCCACTCCTACTGGCGCAGTCAGAAGTTTGTCGACATCGGAACGAACGTCGAACAAATTGGTCATGACAGCATTACGGTGATCACCATGGAGCGGAAGCTCAAATGA
- the smpB gene encoding SsrA-binding protein SmpB has product MTDNIKIIATNRKAGFEYTLIEKFEAGIALQGSEIKSIRAGQISIQEAYVDVQNGEQAWLLEAHIAPYEQSGKFFNHEPRRKRRLLLHKKEIRELWNNVRIKGMTIVPTRVYLKDGRAKVEIAIAKGKKAYDKRATIAKRDEARDKERAMRVR; this is encoded by the coding sequence GTGACTGACAATATCAAGATCATCGCCACCAACCGTAAAGCCGGCTTCGAGTATACGCTCATCGAAAAGTTCGAAGCTGGCATCGCCCTGCAGGGATCGGAGATCAAATCCATTCGCGCCGGGCAGATCAGCATTCAAGAAGCCTACGTGGATGTGCAAAACGGGGAGCAAGCCTGGCTGTTGGAGGCGCATATCGCGCCGTATGAGCAATCGGGAAAGTTCTTCAACCATGAACCGCGCCGCAAGCGTCGTCTTCTGCTCCATAAAAAGGAGATCCGCGAGTTGTGGAATAATGTCCGCATCAAAGGCATGACGATTGTCCCGACCCGCGTTTACTTGAAAGACGGTCGCGCCAAGGTGGAGATCGCCATTGCCAAGGGCAAGAAAGCCTACGACAAACGCGCCACCATCGCAAAGCGGGATGAAGCGCGCGATAAAGAACGCGCCATGAGAGTACGATAA
- a CDS encoding patatin-like phospholipase family protein — protein MDIALALGGGGAKGNAHIGVIRRLEKEGYKIRSVAGTSFGGIVAVMYALGNSPDMIQKIFEDVDQNHLYGRDPTDGPSLLGFAGVRRMIDRAFGEKTFDDLKIPCAVTAVDIKSGSEVTLSEGKLADAVLATIALPGVFPVQYINGWELVDGGVLNPVPVSVARTLSPDLPVIAVVLNDPMDKPVHKYSIPVPGIIPRNIAERITRISLAQSLDIFLRSVDVNSRAVAHFRLQVDKPDVLIRPQVHHLSILDKVVIENVAQLGEEAAEEVLPQIKRAVSWHARLGRKIFGTN, from the coding sequence ATGGATATCGCACTGGCTTTGGGCGGGGGCGGCGCCAAGGGGAATGCACATATCGGCGTGATCCGCCGGCTTGAAAAGGAAGGCTATAAGATCCGTTCCGTCGCCGGGACGTCCTTTGGCGGAATCGTTGCCGTCATGTACGCATTGGGCAACTCGCCGGATATGATCCAGAAGATCTTCGAGGACGTGGACCAGAACCACCTTTATGGACGCGACCCGACCGATGGTCCGTCTTTGCTGGGGTTTGCGGGCGTCCGGCGGATGATCGACCGCGCATTCGGCGAAAAGACATTTGATGACCTGAAAATCCCCTGTGCCGTTACCGCAGTGGATATTAAGAGCGGCAGTGAAGTCACCCTGTCTGAGGGAAAATTGGCGGACGCCGTTCTTGCCACCATCGCCCTGCCAGGTGTTTTCCCTGTGCAATATATCAACGGTTGGGAATTGGTGGATGGCGGAGTTTTGAATCCCGTCCCTGTATCGGTGGCACGCACCTTATCGCCCGACCTGCCTGTTATAGCGGTAGTGCTCAACGACCCGATGGACAAGCCTGTACATAAATACAGCATTCCCGTGCCGGGGATCATCCCGCGGAACATCGCGGAACGCATTACGCGCATCTCCCTGGCACAATCCCTCGATATCTTTCTACGCTCGGTCGATGTCAACAGCCGCGCTGTAGCCCATTTCCGCCTGCAGGTGGACAAGCCCGATGTGCTTATTCGTCCGCAGGTGCATCACCTGAGCATTCTTGACAAGGTCGTCATTGAGAACGTGGCGCAGTTGGGCGAAGAAGCGGCGGAGGAAGTCCTGCCGCAGATAAAACGGGCAGTCTCGTGGCATGCGCGGCTGGGCAGGAAGATCTTCGGAACCAATTAA